Proteins encoded by one window of Mercenaria mercenaria strain notata chromosome 4, MADL_Memer_1, whole genome shotgun sequence:
- the LOC123551569 gene encoding uncharacterized protein LOC123551569, translating into MATGNKLVKEITDQFLHCKICYEPYKDPKTLTCLHTFCADCIQKHVDSDSNRSSRFLLYSRFITCPLCRSKTEIPTGGVRRLPDNFLVSSLTDVLDRKKIGKVPPCEICPGERQRAHNHASHKCLDCAKLLCKTCVNLHTTTKVTQHHSLIDIEGEKDIECKTHPEEIVRYYCEPCEECICVVCTFQEHRDHEICSFSDGFSKYKNGLDALLDRCKVRLSDVENRLSNINCVESTLKETRENIRDLAISYISQVRQTERQLMQRVEEDFGTKIQGYIQNKEWLQENYENLKTTCNLAEIIMNDRGVEMLLLKKELQNKLSALLEPTLPAVPENVSSSIKFVPGNVKLGHISWKSEEETDCDGGSVKHQLPEVDDPPRKKQCVSRDTQTESSSTLPPLSSEINFEAPITNNSHRTPFINGFDQNDIKKNLDKEASSSKTDVSVNTMCSVDENKMGSVCVKCCAELKKEYGSSSSLPVIDGTPPAIQDIIITNCSNGEKDRQGRRRRSLIKSRRVQTDISLSNESLDDTLNASQESLNNSFRKLSQNSLTAVAECVITTSIGLDPIDFGPKEPASYKPRIFTRNKSVNTTQNVRIIPDSRSVRTNTDVADSRDSTTMTYPDSISRDTQTIDKISAHKAIATDYTGQRNKRTSTPIIITMDSSTHMPPLTQESKVTWTENVQTTERSVCTEMSETAESSTETMQPTFSDQSTDVKPEMKTMEINTDPVQFADSVDASASGAKPKERKSKTKEKEKKEKEKKEKSADKKTKEKKERKEKKKYTDSCVETDPVLRSDKETGTVIAQFKDSWTETFTPQLVNTGISPARPATREASVATNPVVLMEQATYTDVVKQQDSTTETIIATCEGETLTERIGQQDAQTEVDLFLQSVETITDECYVIETGCMTDAEWFWNSDRELNVVVCDVCQERRAFVDTATSPIDIANSESMRKGVSLVNHETQTVKIKLYDKSNMTSCDFDDIPEQLKGLNNCDVSTSTENLPYIGLLSDMDCDELILVPEIAIDLIGSDAEYQKIYSNSFHMDVSETSAQTIISSETSNIDMLLSCDPEHAMDLFKPCNLINVGVNTEHALTFEKETCTPSLHQLSKGTNTLQQSEKVDKSTSTGSFVKNMQENFGQSPPVQRSSKVQKSVKKDVSVETDSSLMDEKMIACINKLKTVSERLNSPTSKMFAETLPWKDNPENPDTVLKELDKVTEAERKKNVMDLVAKSQAITRPKETKETKTEPVRRKAQPLTTLKTKYQEKAAENDKKPNTQRRDSSDSATSVPATKNGNQTPSTQRKTPTSKRNNSAPGRIATVPNQAALRKTSPTTQPKSNGNKATTVKQDGAATLPAPTPKQSQEPEFYSTVPKTRHPKHGLASISEHRHSSGSDMSSTSYRSAVSEQQNTSTSSLDKSLDFSSLKINAPPRAPSASPTPTRHPTKHDNGRAARPKTTLPKTRIEVIPPVDDTSDTTRARTGSTSSDQTDNEPSQEKKGFIKKLFGSKKKKSSDKRNASPSKSPKPGRKAIEVAPEPPPESPKEKPKEKPKPFVYMRGRFFPIEQKDEDKYNKPIVNKYCINKEEDEKPPMFDFAATFTKKK; encoded by the coding sequence ATGGCTACGGGAAACAAACTAGTGAAGGAAATTACAGATCAGTTTTTGCATTGCAAGATATGTTATGAGCCTTACAAAGATCCAAAAACACTTACATGCTTACATACGTTTTGTGCAGATTGCATTCAAAAACATGTGGACTCGGATTCTAACAGAAGCTCTCGGTTCTTGTTGTATAGCAGATTTATAACATGTCCACTTTGTAGGAGTAAAACGGAAATTCCCACAGGTGGTGTGCGACGGTTACCGGATAATTTTCTTGTTTCCAGTTTGACAGACGTTTTGGACCGGAAGAAGATAGGAAAAGTTCCTCCGTGTGAAATATGTCCTGGAGAGCGACAAAGGGCACATAACCATGCTAGTCATAAATGTCTGGATTGCGCCAAGTTACTCTGCAAAACTTGTGTAAATCTTCATACAACAACAAAAGTCACACAGCATCACAGTCTTATTGATATTGAAGGTGAAAAGGACATTGAGTGTAAAACGCACCCAGAAGAAATAGTGCGATATTATTGTGAACCGTGCGAAGAATGCATATGTGTCGTCTGTACATTTCAAGAGCATCGGGACCATGAAATTTGTTCCTTCAGTGATGGATTTTCGAAATACAAAAATGGGTTGGATGCATTGCTAGATCGATGTAAGGTGAGGTTATCTGATGTTGAGAACAGGTTATCAAATATAAACTGCGTTGAATCAACGTTGAAGGAAACTAGGGAAAATATACGTGATTTGGCAATTAGCTATATTTCACAAGTTAGACAAACAGAGCGCCAGTTGATGCAAAGAGTTGAGGAAGATTTTGGCACAAAAATACAAGGATATATACAAAATAAGGAATGGCTTCAAGAAAATTACGAAAATTTGAAAACCACTTGCAATTTAGCGGAAATAATAATGAACGATCGTGGTGTGGAAATgctgcttttgaaaaaagaaCTTCAAAATAAGTTGTCAGCGTTACTCGAACCGACTCTGCCAGCTGTTCCTGAGAACGTGTCAAGTAGTATTAAATTTGTGCCGGGGAATGTTAAGTTAGGACATATTTCATGGAAATCTGAAGAGGAAACCGACTGTGATGGTGGAAGTGTTAAACATCAATTACCGGAAGTTGATGACCCACCACGCAAGAAGCAATGTGTATCACGTGACACACAGACTGAAAGTAGTTCCACCTTGCCGCCATTATCCTCAGAGATCAATTTTGAAGCACCTATTACAAATAACTCCCACAGGACTCCGTTTATTAATGGTTTCGATCAAAATGATATCAAGAAAAATCTTGACAAGGAGGCATCTTCATCAAAAACAGATGTAAGTGTGAATACAATGTGTTCTGTCGATGAAAATAAAATGGGTAGCGTATGTGTAAAATGTTGTGCGGAGCTGAAAAAGGAGTACGGATCGTCGAGCTCTTTACCTGTAATCGACGGTACCCCACCTGCTATTCAAGACATTATTATCACAAATTGTTCAAATGGCGAAAAAGATCGTCAAGGACGCAGACGACGCAGTTTGATCAAAAGCCGCCGAGTGCAGACGGATATTTCACTCTCAAATGAAAGTCTAGATGACACATTAAATGCTAGTCAAGAAAGTCTGAACAATTCATTTCGCAAATTAAGTCAAAATTCATTGACTGCTGTTGCTGAATGCGTTATTACAACATCAATCGGATtagaccctattgattttggaccAAAAGAACCCGCGTCGTACAAACCTAGAATATTTACAAGAAATAAAAGCGTTAACACTACGCAAAATGTCCGAATAATTCCGGACTCACGTTCCGTGCGTACGAATACTGATGTCGCTGATTCGCGCGACTCTACTACAATGACTTATCCGGATTCGATCAGCCGGGATACACAAACAATAGATAAGATTTCCGCGCATAAAGCAATTGCCACTGATTACACGGGACAGCGAAATAAACGCACATCAACTCCAATCATAATTACAATGGACAGTAGTACGCATATGCCTCCGCTAACACAAGAAAGCAAGGTAACTTGGACAGAAAACGTACAGACTACGGAGAGATCTGTGTGTACGGAAATGTCAGAAACGGCGGAATCTTCGACAGAAACTATGCAGCCTACATTCAGTGACCAAAGCACTGACGTTAAACCGGAAATGAAAACTATGGAAATAAATACGGATCCGGTTCAGTTCGCGGACAGTGTTGACGCAAGTGCTTCGGGTGCCAAACCCAAAGAACGGAAAAGTAAAACAAAGGAGAAAGAGAAAAAGGAGAAAGAGAAAAAGGAGAAAAGTGCAGATAAAAAGACAAAAGAGAAAAAAGAGcgaaaagagaaaaagaaatatacCGATTCTTGTGTGGAAACTGACCCTGTCTTAAGAAGCGATAAGGAAACGGGGACTGTGATCGCGCAGTTCAAAGATTCATGGACAGAAACATTTACACCACAGCTTGTAAATACCGGTATATCTCCGGCACGACCGGCGACACGTGAAGCATCCGTGGCGACAAATCCGGTTGTCTTAATGGAGCAAGCGACATATACTGATGTCGTAAAACAGCAAGACAGTACAACGGAGACTATTATTGCTACGTGTGAAGGCGAAACTCTGACTGAACGAATTGGCCAACAAGATGCACAGACTGAAGTAGATTTGTTTTTGCAAAGTGTTGAAACTATCACAGATGAATGCTATGTCATTGAAACCGGTTGTATGACAGATGCTGAATGGTTTTGGAATAGTGATCGTGAATTAAATGTTGTCGTCTGCGACGTCTGCCAGGAGAGGCGGGCGTTTGTTGATACTGCGACCTCTCCTATTGACATTGCAAACTCGGAAAGCATGAGGAAAGGCGTATCACTTGTTAATCACGAAACACAAACTGTAAAAATTAAACTTTATGACAAATCGAATATGACGTCATGTGATTTTGATGACATACCAGAACAGCTAAAGGGATTAAATAACTGTGATGTGTCAACTTCAACAGAAAATCTACCATACATAGGACTTCTCAGTGACATGGACTGTGACGAATTGATATTAGTGCCAGAAATTGCAATAGACTTAATCGGGTCCGATGCTGAATACCAAAAAATCTATTCAAATTCCTTTCACATGGATGTTAGTGAAACTAGTGCTCAAACGATTATTTCATCTGAAACTTCAAATATTGATATGTTGTTATCATGTGACCCAGAACACGCGATGGATTTGTTTAAGCCATGTAATTTAATAAATGTCGGTGTTAATACGGAACACGCATTAACATTTGAAAAGGAGACGTGTACTCCATCACTCCATCAATTAAGCAAAGGCACAAACACTTTACAACAAAGTGAAAAAGTAGATAAATCTACTAGCACGGGATCATTTGTAAAAAACATGCAAGAAAATTTTGGACAGTCACCACCAGTACAACGTTCTTCAAAAGTTCAAAAGTCCGTTAAGAAAGATGTATCAGTTGAAACAGATTCGTCACTCATGGATGAGAAAATGATAGCCTGTATTAACAAACTTAAAACCGTATCGGAACGGCTAAACAGCCCAACATCGAAAATGTTTGCCGAAACTTTACCTTGGAAGGACAATCCCGAAAACCCAGACACTGTTTTAAAAGAGCTTGACAAAGTTACTGAGGCGGAGAGAAAGAAAAACGTAATGGATTTAGTAGCAAAGTCACAAGCAATAACAAGACCAaaggaaacaaaagaaacaaaaacggAACCTGTAAGACGAAAGGCACAGCCACTGACTACTCTAAagacaaaatatcaagaaaaagcCGCCGAAAACGATAAAAAGCCAAACACTCAGCGACGAGACTCGAGTGATAGCGCTACCTCAGTTCCTGCTACAAAGAACGGTAACCAGACTCCGTCCACGCAAAGAAAAACACCCACTTCGAAGCGTAACAATTCCGCACCGGGGCGTATCGCTACAGTTCCGAATCAAGCTGCATTAAGAAAAACTTCGCCCACTACACAGCCAAAGTCAAACGGCAATAAGGCCACTACAGTAAAACAAGACGGGGCTGCTACTTTACCTGCGCCAACACCGAAACAAAGCCAGGAACCAGAATTCTATTCGACTGTGCCTAAAACGAGACACCCTAAGCATGGGTTAGCTAGCATTTCTGAACATCGACATTCATCAGGTTCCGACATGTCCAGTACCTCTTATCGATCAGCAGTGTCAGAGCAACAGAATACTTCTACCTCATCCCTAGACAAGAGCTTAGACTTTTCGTCTCTTAAAATAAATGCCCCACCACGTGCACCGTCGGCGTCGCCAACTCCAACGAGGCATCCGACAAAACATGATAACGGTAGAGCTGCAAGACCAAAAACGACACTGCCTAAAACACGTATTGAAGTTATTCCTCCAGTTGACGACACTTCCGATACAACACGTGCGCGCACCGGAAGTACTTCTTCAGACCAGACCGACAATGAGCCCTCGCAAGAAAAGAAAGGGTTCATTAAAAAACTTTTCGGGTCCAAGAAGAAGAAATCTTCCGACAAGCGTAATGCTTCTCCTAGTAAATCACCAAAGCCCGGGAGGAAAGCCATAGAGGTTGCGCCCGAGCCTCCGCCTGAGAGCCCAAAGGAGAAACCCAAGGAGAAGCCCAAACCTTTCGTGTATATGCGCGGGCGATTCTTCCCTATAGAACAAAAAGATGAAGACAAATACAACAAACCTATAGTTAATAAATACTGTATTAATAAAGAAGAAGACGAAAAACCGCCAATGTTTGACTTTGCGGCAACgtttacaaagaaaaaataa